A region of Pseudorasbora parva isolate DD20220531a chromosome 14, ASM2467924v1, whole genome shotgun sequence DNA encodes the following proteins:
- the si:ch73-138e16.3 gene encoding gastrula zinc finger protein XlCGF57.1 isoform X1: MLSCVWAVIAWIELMDENSDQLNEVEEKHHGKTGDFKKSFSCTECGKILTTKYILEVHMRIHTGEKPFTCSQCGKKFTFKQNLQVHMRVHSVERLFTCDYCGKSFKYEGNLKDHTRIHTGERPYACIHCGKTFADRKTFKIHMRIHTGERPFSCTQCEKRFTQAKYLKSHLCSHSGERLFRCDHCGKSFFTALSLKKHLKVHLQERPHLCSLCGKSFTELGSLIVHQKRHGGVKNHICSECGKSFTTSSELKVHQIIHTGEKPFKCSHCDKRFNQSGNLKTHERIHTGEKPYTCDQCGKSFTQFASLLRHGNALNCNKL, translated from the exons ATGCTCAGTTGTGTTTGGGCTGTGATCGCCTGGATTG AGCTGATGGATGAGAACAGTGATCAACTGAATGAAGTGGAGGAGAAACATCATGGCAAAACTGGAGATTTCAAGAAATCTTTCAGCTGCACGGAGTGTGGAAAGATTTTAACCACCAAATATATTTTAGAGGTTCACATGAGGATCCACACCGGAGAGAAACCCTTCACGTGCAGTCAGTGTGGAAAAAAATTCACATTCAAACAAAATCTGCAGGTTCACATGAGAGTTCATTCCGTAGAGAGGCTTTTCACGTGTGATTattgtgggaagagtttcaaaTATGAGGGAAACCTTAAGGACCACACACGGATCCACACCGGAGAGAGACCGTATGCATGTATCCACTGCGGAAAGACTTTCGCTGATAGGAAAACCTTCAAGATCCACATGAGGATCCACACCGGAGAACGGCCTTTCTCATGCACTCAGTGTGAGAAGAGGTTCACACAGGCGAAATATCTCAAATCACATCTGTGTTCTCACTCTGGAGAGAGACTGTTCCGCTGCGATCACTGCGGCAAATCGTTTTTTACAGCTTTATCCCTGAAGAAGCACCTGAAAGTTCATTTACAGGAAAGGCCACACTTGTGTTCCctgtgtgggaagagtttcaccGAGCTTGGGTCTTTAATAGTGCACCAGAAAAGACACGGCGGCGTGAAGAATCACATATGCAGCGAATGCGGCAAGTCTTTCACCACTAGTAGCGAACTGAAAGTGCACCAGATTATCCACACCGGAGAGAAACCGTTCAAGTGTTCACACTGCGACAAGAGATTCAACCAATCAGGAAACCTGAAAACTCACGAGaggatccacactggagagaaaccgtacACATGTGATCAATGCGGGAAGAGTTTCACTCAGTTTGCTTCTCTGCTCAGGCATGGAAACGCTCTGAACTGTAATAAGTTGTAA
- the si:ch73-138e16.3 gene encoding gastrula zinc finger protein XlCGF57.1 isoform X2: MDENSDQLNEVEEKHHGKTGDFKKSFSCTECGKILTTKYILEVHMRIHTGEKPFTCSQCGKKFTFKQNLQVHMRVHSVERLFTCDYCGKSFKYEGNLKDHTRIHTGERPYACIHCGKTFADRKTFKIHMRIHTGERPFSCTQCEKRFTQAKYLKSHLCSHSGERLFRCDHCGKSFFTALSLKKHLKVHLQERPHLCSLCGKSFTELGSLIVHQKRHGGVKNHICSECGKSFTTSSELKVHQIIHTGEKPFKCSHCDKRFNQSGNLKTHERIHTGEKPYTCDQCGKSFTQFASLLRHGNALNCNKL; this comes from the coding sequence ATGGATGAGAACAGTGATCAACTGAATGAAGTGGAGGAGAAACATCATGGCAAAACTGGAGATTTCAAGAAATCTTTCAGCTGCACGGAGTGTGGAAAGATTTTAACCACCAAATATATTTTAGAGGTTCACATGAGGATCCACACCGGAGAGAAACCCTTCACGTGCAGTCAGTGTGGAAAAAAATTCACATTCAAACAAAATCTGCAGGTTCACATGAGAGTTCATTCCGTAGAGAGGCTTTTCACGTGTGATTattgtgggaagagtttcaaaTATGAGGGAAACCTTAAGGACCACACACGGATCCACACCGGAGAGAGACCGTATGCATGTATCCACTGCGGAAAGACTTTCGCTGATAGGAAAACCTTCAAGATCCACATGAGGATCCACACCGGAGAACGGCCTTTCTCATGCACTCAGTGTGAGAAGAGGTTCACACAGGCGAAATATCTCAAATCACATCTGTGTTCTCACTCTGGAGAGAGACTGTTCCGCTGCGATCACTGCGGCAAATCGTTTTTTACAGCTTTATCCCTGAAGAAGCACCTGAAAGTTCATTTACAGGAAAGGCCACACTTGTGTTCCctgtgtgggaagagtttcaccGAGCTTGGGTCTTTAATAGTGCACCAGAAAAGACACGGCGGCGTGAAGAATCACATATGCAGCGAATGCGGCAAGTCTTTCACCACTAGTAGCGAACTGAAAGTGCACCAGATTATCCACACCGGAGAGAAACCGTTCAAGTGTTCACACTGCGACAAGAGATTCAACCAATCAGGAAACCTGAAAACTCACGAGaggatccacactggagagaaaccgtacACATGTGATCAATGCGGGAAGAGTTTCACTCAGTTTGCTTCTCTGCTCAGGCATGGAAACGCTCTGAACTGTAATAAGTTGTAA